From one Bradyrhizobium sp. Ash2021 genomic stretch:
- the cobU gene encoding bifunctional adenosylcobinamide kinase/adenosylcobinamide-phosphate guanylyltransferase translates to MSVPPLPRLTFVLGGARSGKSRYAEGLVTGCAPPWVYVATAEAHDDEMTARIAEHRHRRDRRWRTVDAPLDLAAAIQAHGGTGQAVLIDCLTLWLSNVMLAGQDSIAELQRLVAALSKASGPIVIVSNEVGCGIVPDNVLARKFRDAQGRANMEVAAIADRAVLIAAGLPLILK, encoded by the coding sequence ATGAGCGTTCCTCCCCTGCCTCGTCTGACCTTCGTTCTCGGCGGCGCGCGCTCGGGAAAGAGCCGATATGCCGAGGGGTTGGTGACGGGCTGCGCCCCGCCCTGGGTCTACGTCGCCACCGCTGAGGCACATGATGACGAGATGACGGCGCGGATTGCCGAGCACCGGCACCGGCGTGATCGCAGGTGGCGCACGGTCGATGCGCCGTTGGACTTGGCTGCAGCGATCCAAGCGCATGGCGGCACGGGACAGGCCGTCCTGATCGATTGTCTCACGCTCTGGCTCAGCAATGTCATGCTGGCCGGTCAGGATTCGATCGCCGAGCTGCAGCGGCTTGTCGCGGCGTTGAGCAAGGCCAGCGGCCCAATTGTCATCGTCTCCAATGAAGTCGGCTGTGGAATCGTTCCCGATAACGTGCTGGCGCGGAAATTCCGCGACGCTCAAGGCCGCGCTAATATGGAGGTTGCGGCCATCGCCGACCGCGCTGTCCTGATTGCAGCGGGATTGCCGCTCATCCTGAAATAA
- a CDS encoding DUF1636 domain-containing protein: protein MTNLIDTAALPPPSASKLFVCITCRLNGETTEDQQPRPGARLIGILSQLIEDGQQEIEIVPVECLSNCTRGCTVAVSGPGKWTYVLGALDPEQHADDIVRFARLHHAHAEGLPVWRERPVHIRKNTIARVPPLPV, encoded by the coding sequence ATGACCAATTTGATCGATACCGCGGCCTTGCCGCCCCCGAGCGCCTCAAAGCTGTTTGTCTGCATCACGTGCCGTCTCAATGGCGAGACGACCGAGGATCAGCAGCCGCGCCCCGGCGCGCGTCTGATAGGGATCCTGTCGCAGCTCATCGAGGATGGCCAGCAAGAGATCGAGATTGTGCCTGTCGAGTGCCTGTCAAACTGCACGCGCGGTTGCACGGTGGCGGTTTCGGGACCCGGCAAATGGACTTACGTGCTTGGCGCACTCGACCCCGAGCAGCATGCCGATGACATCGTTCGGTTTGCGCGGCTTCACCATGCCCATGCCGAAGGGCTGCCGGTCTGGCGCGAACGCCCGGTCCACATCCGCAAGAACACGATTGCGCGAGTTCCGCCGCTCCCGGTCTAG
- the cobW gene encoding cobalamin biosynthesis protein CobW produces MTSLAKVPCTIITGFLGAGKTTLVRHVLENAGGRRLAVIVNEFGDIGIDGEILKSCGIESCPEDRIVELSNGCICCTVADDFVPALKRLLDHPVPPEHIVIETSGLALPKPLVQAFNWPEIASRVTVDGVVAVVDGAAVAAGRFVDDPDAVSRQRAQDTALDHDNPLEEVYEDQLLCADLIVLNKADLMSVEERGRVVGEIGRVISRSVKIVEVESGRVSPAILLGLGVATEDDIANRFSHHDAEAEHDHDDFESFVIDLRRFETPQTLVQKIAEAAAAHDILRVKGFVEILDKPMRLLIQGVGSRIQHRFDRAWQKNEERSSRLVVIGQKGLDAAAIRNLILG; encoded by the coding sequence ATGACATCCCTAGCCAAAGTTCCCTGCACGATCATCACGGGCTTCCTCGGCGCCGGCAAGACAACACTCGTTCGCCATGTTCTTGAAAATGCCGGCGGGCGCCGCCTTGCGGTGATCGTCAATGAATTCGGCGACATCGGCATCGACGGCGAGATTTTGAAGAGCTGCGGCATCGAGAGCTGCCCGGAAGACCGCATCGTGGAGTTATCCAACGGTTGCATCTGTTGCACGGTGGCGGACGATTTCGTTCCCGCCCTCAAACGTCTGCTCGATCATCCGGTTCCGCCGGAGCACATCGTGATCGAAACCTCCGGCCTCGCGCTTCCCAAACCGCTGGTGCAGGCCTTCAATTGGCCGGAGATCGCCTCGCGCGTGACGGTCGATGGCGTGGTCGCCGTCGTCGACGGCGCCGCCGTTGCCGCCGGACGGTTCGTCGACGATCCGGATGCCGTCAGCCGGCAGCGCGCGCAGGACACAGCGCTCGATCACGACAATCCACTCGAAGAAGTCTACGAGGATCAGCTTCTCTGCGCTGATCTCATTGTCCTGAACAAGGCCGATCTGATGTCGGTGGAAGAACGGGGCCGGGTGGTCGGCGAGATCGGACGGGTGATTTCCAGGTCGGTCAAGATCGTCGAGGTGGAAAGCGGCCGCGTGTCGCCCGCTATCCTGCTGGGACTCGGCGTTGCCACGGAAGATGATATTGCCAACCGGTTCTCCCACCACGATGCCGAAGCCGAGCACGACCACGACGATTTCGAGTCCTTTGTCATCGATCTCCGGCGTTTCGAAACCCCGCAAACCCTGGTTCAGAAAATTGCCGAGGCGGCGGCGGCGCATGACATCCTTCGCGTCAAGGGCTTTGTGGAGATTCTTGACAAGCCGATGCGTCTGCTGATTCAGGGGGTCGGATCCCGCATCCAGCACCGGTTCGATCGCGCATGGCAAAAGAACGAGGAGCGAAGCAGCCGTCTGGTCGTCATCGGCCAGAAGGGGCTCGACGCCGCAGCGATTCGAAACCTGATCCTGGGTTGA
- the cobN gene encoding cobaltochelatase subunit CobN yields MHLLATNVAKLDEAEAAVDLEQSPADVVVLSFADSDLSALAAAWQSDAEVLPALRLASLKKLKHPMSVDLYVERVVAHARMVIVRCLGGFEYWRYGLEIIASIARSNGILFAALPGDVRPDSRLAEISTVTTETLSRLDRFFREGGPENLRQALGYVGSLLGQDTAWTDPMPVGPAVGFSADGRTVPLKDLFGAVDKRPVALVLFYKASLLAADTAPICALMAALEAENLAPVAVAVSSLKDPAAAEVLERLIAVRRPAIILNATAFSALREDGTTVLDAADVPVLQVVLASNSQEAWTSSPRGLSPSDLAMNVVLPELDGRLLSRAISFKTEEEFDARIEFASVRHRPCPDRIEFVARQAARWVKLGRTPRAERRLALVLSDYPARAGRAGYAVGLDTAESVVQIAKLLHAEGYDVGEAGLCAADVERLLSGDCAGIDIAVNTYASWLKAFPPRLQNEVENSWGAPTAENGVFSFPLLKAGKLLVFLQPDRGLADNRKAGYHDTSIPPRHAYVAFYAWLREQARIDALIHLGTHGTLEWLPGKALALSAECWPEAVTGPLPVIYPFIVNNPGEAVQAKRRLSAVTIGHLTPPLSAAGLHGAAAELEALVEEYAGAGGLDRRRLDLLEGAIIDCAWTSGLAAECNLLRDEPARDAIIKLDARLCDIKELSIRDRLHVFGRAPADDVQSSLVEAIVAAAGTSVTGEQRQRIAGAVRSSASHEERALLAALDGCRVSPGPAGAPSRGRADVLPTGRNLTTLDPRSIPTRTATTIGLRAADEVVRRYLQDHGDYPRSLVIDLWASTSLRTGGDDLAQALGYLGARPVWDTSSNRVTGVEILPLAKLERPRIDVTLRISGLFRDIFETQIALLDTAIRRIADLDEDDADNPIAGARRRGDDIARIFGGAPGSYGAGTAALTLDSNWGAREDLGEAYLSAVTHSYGGAQAAMPAGDGFRTRVSLADALVHPQDDRERDLLDGDGVADFVGGFAAAAALLGNDVELYHLDTSTPSTPKARTVAEEVARVVRGRLTNPRWIEGMLGHGHRGVAEIAQGVDALYAFAATTRAVPGHLFDLTHDALIADEAVLAGMIATNPAGAAAIVARLRDALVRGLWVARRNAVAGELDRATRKSPGDRGPSMEAAQ; encoded by the coding sequence ATGCATCTGCTGGCGACCAACGTTGCGAAACTGGACGAGGCGGAAGCCGCGGTCGATCTCGAACAGTCGCCAGCCGATGTCGTGGTGCTGTCCTTCGCGGACAGCGACCTGTCCGCTCTGGCCGCCGCCTGGCAGTCGGATGCCGAGGTACTCCCTGCGTTGCGGCTTGCAAGCCTCAAAAAACTGAAGCACCCGATGTCCGTGGACCTCTATGTCGAGCGCGTCGTCGCGCATGCACGGATGGTCATCGTGCGCTGTCTCGGCGGTTTCGAATACTGGCGGTATGGACTGGAAATCATCGCTTCGATCGCGCGCAGTAACGGCATTCTGTTTGCCGCCTTGCCCGGCGACGTTCGCCCCGATTCCCGGTTGGCCGAAATCTCCACGGTGACAACGGAGACGCTGTCTCGTCTGGACCGTTTCTTTCGCGAAGGTGGGCCGGAGAATCTGCGCCAGGCCCTGGGATATGTCGGCAGCCTGCTGGGTCAAGACACCGCCTGGACCGATCCGATGCCGGTCGGACCGGCCGTCGGGTTTTCCGCCGACGGACGCACGGTACCCCTGAAGGATTTGTTTGGCGCGGTCGACAAACGCCCCGTTGCGCTGGTCCTGTTCTATAAAGCGAGCCTGCTCGCGGCCGACACGGCTCCCATCTGCGCCTTGATGGCGGCGCTCGAAGCGGAGAACCTCGCGCCGGTCGCAGTCGCGGTCTCCAGCCTCAAGGATCCGGCGGCGGCAGAAGTTCTCGAACGGCTGATCGCGGTTCGACGGCCGGCGATTATCCTCAATGCGACGGCGTTCTCCGCTCTGCGCGAAGATGGCACGACGGTTCTCGACGCCGCCGATGTTCCTGTGCTGCAGGTTGTGCTCGCAAGCAACTCGCAGGAGGCATGGACCTCGTCGCCCCGCGGATTGTCTCCGTCAGATCTCGCGATGAATGTCGTGTTGCCCGAACTGGATGGCCGGTTGTTGAGCCGTGCCATTTCGTTCAAGACCGAGGAAGAGTTCGATGCCCGAATCGAATTTGCGTCTGTTCGGCACAGACCTTGTCCTGACCGGATCGAGTTTGTCGCGCGTCAGGCGGCCCGCTGGGTCAAGTTGGGCCGAACCCCGCGCGCGGAGCGTCGATTGGCGCTCGTTCTATCCGATTATCCGGCTCGCGCGGGACGTGCCGGCTATGCCGTGGGGCTCGATACGGCCGAAAGCGTCGTTCAAATTGCCAAGCTGCTCCATGCGGAAGGCTACGATGTCGGCGAAGCAGGATTGTGCGCGGCTGATGTCGAGCGGCTGCTTTCGGGAGACTGCGCCGGCATTGACATTGCCGTGAACACTTACGCATCATGGCTGAAAGCCTTTCCGCCGCGCCTGCAGAACGAGGTCGAAAATAGCTGGGGCGCTCCCACCGCTGAAAACGGTGTCTTCTCCTTCCCCCTGCTCAAAGCCGGAAAGCTGCTGGTTTTTCTTCAGCCCGACCGCGGATTGGCTGATAACCGCAAGGCCGGCTATCACGACACGTCGATTCCGCCGCGCCATGCCTATGTTGCGTTCTATGCCTGGTTGCGCGAACAGGCCAGGATCGACGCACTCATTCATCTCGGCACCCACGGTACGCTGGAGTGGTTGCCCGGCAAAGCGCTAGCCCTTTCCGCCGAGTGCTGGCCCGAGGCAGTGACGGGTCCGTTGCCGGTCATCTATCCCTTCATCGTCAACAATCCCGGCGAGGCAGTGCAGGCCAAGCGCCGGCTAAGTGCCGTGACCATCGGCCATCTCACCCCGCCGCTGAGCGCAGCGGGGCTGCACGGCGCAGCGGCCGAGCTGGAGGCGCTGGTCGAGGAATATGCCGGAGCAGGGGGGCTCGATCGACGCCGGCTCGATTTGCTCGAAGGCGCCATCATCGACTGCGCCTGGACGTCGGGTCTCGCCGCCGAATGCAATCTCTTGAGGGATGAGCCGGCAAGGGACGCGATCATCAAGCTCGATGCCCGTCTGTGCGATATCAAGGAACTCAGCATCCGCGACCGGCTGCACGTTTTCGGGCGAGCTCCCGCGGATGATGTACAGTCATCGCTGGTCGAAGCGATCGTTGCGGCAGCAGGCACGTCGGTAACGGGTGAGCAGCGTCAACGGATTGCAGGGGCGGTGCGTAGCAGCGCCTCGCACGAGGAGAGGGCGCTGCTGGCGGCGCTCGACGGGTGCCGCGTGAGTCCGGGCCCGGCCGGGGCTCCGAGCCGGGGCAGGGCCGATGTTTTACCCACGGGCAGAAATTTGACGACGCTTGATCCGCGATCGATTCCGACGCGGACGGCCACGACGATCGGCCTAAGGGCCGCGGATGAAGTGGTTCGCCGCTACTTGCAAGATCACGGCGACTATCCCCGTTCGCTCGTGATCGACCTCTGGGCCTCCACGTCGCTGCGAACCGGCGGCGACGACCTGGCGCAGGCGCTCGGTTATCTGGGCGCTCGACCGGTCTGGGACACGTCGTCGAACCGTGTCACGGGTGTCGAAATTCTGCCGCTGGCGAAACTCGAACGGCCGCGCATCGATGTGACGCTGCGGATATCAGGTCTTTTCAGGGATATTTTCGAAACACAGATCGCCCTGCTTGATACGGCGATTCGCAGGATCGCCGATCTCGACGAGGACGACGCCGATAATCCGATCGCCGGCGCGCGCCGGCGCGGTGACGATATTGCGCGCATCTTCGGCGGTGCGCCCGGTAGTTACGGTGCGGGAACCGCGGCGCTCACGCTCGACAGCAACTGGGGAGCACGTGAAGATCTTGGCGAGGCCTACCTCTCCGCCGTGACCCATTCCTACGGTGGCGCGCAGGCGGCCATGCCGGCGGGTGATGGCTTCCGTACCCGCGTGTCCTTGGCCGATGCGCTGGTCCACCCGCAAGACGACCGCGAGCGCGATCTTCTCGATGGTGACGGGGTTGCCGATTTCGTCGGCGGCTTTGCGGCGGCGGCGGCATTGCTCGGCAATGATGTAGAACTCTACCACCTCGATACCAGCACGCCATCGACGCCCAAGGCTCGCACGGTTGCTGAGGAGGTCGCGCGCGTGGTGCGGGGACGGCTGACCAATCCCCGCTGGATCGAGGGTATGCTCGGCCACGGTCACCGCGGCGTGGCCGAGATCGCTCAAGGCGTCGACGCGCTCTACGCCTTCGCGGCGACGACCCGTGCTGTGCCCGGTCATTTATTCGATCTCACCCACGATGCCCTGATTGCGGATGAGGCCGTGCTCGCCGGAATGATCGCAACCAACCCGGCAGGCGCGGCAGCCATCGTTGCGCGGCTGCGCGATGCGTTGGTGCGCGGACTTTGGGTCGCGCGGCGCAACGCCGTTGCCGGCGAGCTGGACCGCGCCACCAGGAAATCGCCGGGCGATCGCGGTCCATCGATGGAGGCCGCACAGTGA
- the cobG gene encoding precorrin-3B synthase gives MNRAVAFEVKGWCPGALTPMQSGDGLIVRVRPRCGMFSLDQLIVLADAARRFGNGHIDLTRRANLQIRGVGEENLPGLQDVIGALGLLDPTPEAEAVRNLMISPLAGIDPGEVLNISGIAGDLARMLASEQDLWALPSKFGFVVDGCGSLTLAGERADIRLAAIRLGAAPAVAVGLDTQAGIEWLGSVSPATAAAAAMEAAYAFLKVISNGTRQRMRDLSVEGLAFVRSAMKRRLDPLTRDPPKIDVSLDRRVGLLDLGLGRFAVGVVAPFGRVETDQLRKCAGEMAAFGVKEIRLSPWRILYAEVSSASAGNAILAAAGAAGFVAEPCDPLLRIEACPGAPACRSTSLDTRGDARRLAELLPRFGFEGTAHVSGCAKGCAKSDAADLTLVGADGLYGIVRNGTAQDRPARSCSFAALVADPDALFDRFQGRHHD, from the coding sequence GTGAATCGGGCCGTGGCATTCGAGGTGAAGGGCTGGTGTCCGGGTGCTTTGACGCCGATGCAAAGCGGCGACGGATTGATTGTGCGGGTGCGCCCACGGTGCGGCATGTTCAGCCTGGACCAGCTGATCGTTCTCGCCGATGCCGCACGGCGTTTCGGCAACGGTCATATCGACCTGACGCGGCGCGCCAATCTGCAAATCCGCGGTGTCGGCGAAGAAAATCTGCCCGGGCTGCAAGACGTGATCGGAGCGCTTGGGCTTCTCGACCCGACACCGGAAGCGGAGGCGGTGCGTAACCTCATGATCAGCCCGCTCGCGGGGATCGACCCGGGCGAGGTGCTCAATATCAGCGGCATCGCCGGGGATCTCGCGCGAATGCTCGCATCCGAGCAGGATCTCTGGGCGTTGCCGTCCAAGTTCGGCTTTGTCGTCGACGGTTGCGGCAGCTTGACGCTTGCGGGCGAGCGCGCCGATATTCGTCTTGCCGCTATTCGCCTCGGCGCAGCCCCCGCGGTCGCGGTCGGCCTCGACACGCAGGCCGGAATCGAATGGCTGGGCTCAGTCTCTCCCGCAACGGCCGCTGCAGCTGCGATGGAAGCCGCGTACGCCTTCCTCAAGGTGATCTCGAACGGGACGCGGCAACGCATGCGCGACCTTTCCGTTGAAGGCCTTGCCTTCGTCCGATCGGCGATGAAGCGACGGCTCGATCCGCTGACGCGCGATCCACCAAAAATCGATGTGTCGCTGGATCGGCGAGTTGGCCTGCTTGATTTGGGCCTGGGCCGGTTCGCTGTGGGCGTCGTAGCGCCTTTCGGCCGCGTCGAGACCGATCAGCTTCGCAAATGTGCCGGCGAGATGGCGGCTTTCGGTGTCAAGGAAATCAGGCTGTCACCCTGGCGTATCCTGTATGCCGAGGTTTCCTCGGCATCGGCGGGAAATGCGATCCTCGCTGCCGCCGGTGCCGCAGGCTTTGTTGCCGAACCCTGCGATCCACTGCTTAGAATCGAAGCATGTCCGGGTGCGCCGGCCTGTCGATCGACGAGCCTCGATACCCGTGGCGATGCTCGCCGTCTCGCCGAATTGTTACCCCGCTTCGGCTTTGAAGGGACCGCTCACGTCTCCGGTTGCGCCAAGGGGTGCGCCAAGTCCGACGCGGCCGACCTCACGCTTGTCGGCGCTGATGGTCTCTACGGGATCGTTCGTAACGGAACCGCCCAGGATCGGCCTGCACGGAGTTGCTCGTTCGCAGCGCTTGTCGCTGATCCTGACGCGCTCTTCGATCGTTTCCAAGGGCGCCACCATGACTGA
- a CDS encoding precorrin-8X methylmutase: protein MTEFRSYIRDGAEIYRNSFAIIRAEADLSRFKENEEKVVVRIIHACGMTDIASDIVMSPTFAASARAALLRGAPILCDAKMVAHGITRNRLPRDNRVMCTLDDPAVAGLAAEAGNTRSAAALELWRPNLDGAIVAIGNAPTALFRLLDMLDEGAPLPAAIIGVPVGFVGAAESKEALGLQTRVPFLVVRGRRGGSAMAVAAINALASERE, encoded by the coding sequence ATGACTGAATTTCGCAGCTATATCCGGGATGGAGCCGAGATTTACCGTAACTCGTTTGCGATCATCCGCGCTGAAGCCGATCTCTCCCGTTTCAAGGAGAACGAGGAAAAGGTGGTGGTCAGGATCATCCACGCATGCGGCATGACCGACATCGCCAGCGATATCGTGATGTCCCCGACATTTGCCGCAAGCGCGCGCGCGGCCTTGCTGAGGGGCGCGCCGATCTTGTGTGATGCAAAGATGGTCGCACACGGCATCACGCGCAACAGGCTGCCTCGCGACAACAGGGTGATGTGCACGCTCGACGATCCCGCCGTTGCAGGCCTCGCCGCGGAAGCCGGCAATACGCGCTCGGCGGCGGCCCTGGAACTCTGGCGGCCTAATCTCGACGGCGCCATCGTCGCCATCGGCAATGCGCCGACGGCGCTGTTTCGGTTGCTTGATATGCTCGACGAGGGCGCGCCGCTGCCCGCCGCCATCATCGGTGTTCCCGTCGGCTTCGTCGGCGCAGCCGAATCCAAGGAAGCCCTTGGATTGCAGACGCGGGTGCCATTCCTTGTCGTGCGCGGTCGCAGAGGCGGGAGCGCCATGGCCGTTGCGGCAATCAATGCGCTGGCAAGTGAGCGAGAATGA
- a CDS encoding precorrin-2 C(20)-methyltransferase — protein MTSLDAIAGTASGGTLYGIGVGPGDVRYLTLRAATLVRDVDVVAFFAKRGLQGNARGIVDPLIETGRSELRLEYPVTDEIPPEDPSYQRQIGRFYEESGAALMELLRQGKSVGLLAEGDPFFYGSFMHMWRRLEGDFPVEIVPGVTGMSGCWTRANAPITWGNDILSVLPGTLGEEQLTRRLAETDAAVIMKVGKNLAKVRRAVEAAGLLSRAIYIERGTMQGEQIMPLSECPDGRGPYFSMVLIPGQGRRL, from the coding sequence ATGACAAGCCTTGACGCGATCGCGGGAACCGCCAGTGGTGGAACGCTCTACGGCATCGGCGTCGGACCGGGCGACGTTCGCTACCTGACGCTGCGGGCGGCAACCCTCGTGCGCGATGTCGACGTCGTGGCTTTTTTCGCCAAGCGGGGGCTGCAGGGAAATGCCCGCGGCATCGTCGACCCTCTGATTGAAACGGGGCGCAGCGAGCTCCGGCTGGAATATCCAGTGACCGACGAGATCCCGCCCGAGGATCCTTCCTATCAAAGGCAGATCGGCCGGTTCTACGAGGAAAGCGGCGCTGCGCTGATGGAGCTGCTGCGCCAAGGCAAGTCCGTCGGGCTTCTGGCCGAAGGAGATCCATTCTTCTACGGTTCCTTCATGCATATGTGGCGCCGTCTCGAAGGCGATTTCCCGGTCGAAATTGTCCCCGGCGTCACCGGCATGTCAGGCTGCTGGACGCGCGCCAATGCGCCCATCACCTGGGGCAACGACATCCTTTCGGTATTACCCGGGACGTTGGGCGAGGAGCAATTGACGCGCCGGCTCGCGGAGACCGACGCTGCCGTCATTATGAAAGTCGGCAAGAACCTCGCAAAGGTCCGCCGGGCTGTCGAAGCGGCCGGATTGCTGTCGCGCGCGATCTATATCGAGCGCGGCACCATGCAAGGGGAGCAGATCATGCCCTTGTCCGAATGTCCCGATGGCAGGGGCCCTTACTTTTCGATGGTGCTGATCCCCGGCCAGGGGAGGCGGCTGTGA
- the cobJ gene encoding precorrin-3B C(17)-methyltransferase encodes MTGSLVVVGLGPGSIDLLTPAASRALRTATDLVGYETYLDRIPKTLFTGYRHASGNRVEIDRARHALTLAAEGKSVAVVSGGDPGVFAMAAAVFEAIEGGNPAWRDLDIHVEPGITAMLAAAAEAGAPLGADFCAISLSDNLKSWETIERRLRAAAEGDFVIALYNPASRARPHQLGRAFDLLRATKSPQTVVLFVRSAATPETRVVTTVLAEADPTHADMRTLVIIGSAATRLISRGERRPWVYTPRAEQDVVR; translated from the coding sequence GTGACCGGCTCGCTCGTCGTCGTCGGCCTTGGACCGGGATCGATCGATCTCCTGACGCCGGCGGCGAGCCGAGCATTGCGGACAGCGACCGATCTCGTTGGATACGAAACCTATCTCGATCGGATTCCAAAAACTCTCTTCACCGGTTACCGTCATGCTTCCGGCAATCGCGTCGAGATCGACCGGGCACGCCACGCGCTCACGCTCGCCGCGGAAGGCAAAAGCGTCGCCGTCGTCTCGGGCGGCGATCCCGGCGTATTCGCGATGGCGGCTGCGGTTTTTGAAGCGATCGAAGGCGGCAATCCCGCCTGGCGAGATCTCGATATTCATGTTGAGCCCGGGATCACGGCGATGCTTGCGGCTGCGGCCGAAGCCGGCGCGCCGCTCGGCGCAGACTTCTGCGCGATCTCGCTGTCGGACAATCTGAAATCATGGGAGACGATCGAACGCCGGTTGCGGGCTGCGGCCGAGGGTGATTTCGTCATTGCGCTTTACAACCCCGCTTCCCGCGCAAGGCCACATCAGCTCGGTCGCGCTTTCGATCTGTTGAGGGCGACAAAGTCGCCGCAGACCGTCGTGCTCTTCGTCAGAAGTGCCGCGACACCCGAAACACGCGTCGTCACGACAGTCCTGGCGGAGGCGGATCCAACCCATGCCGATATGCGGACGCTGGTCATCATTGGATCGGCGGCAACCCGGCTCATATCGCGAGGGGAGCGCAGACCCTGGGTCTATACGCCGCGGGCGGAACAGGACGTTGTGCGATGA